Proteins encoded in a region of the Flavobacteriaceae bacterium HL-DH10 genome:
- a CDS encoding DUF2911 domain-containing protein, with amino-acid sequence MKKLLLILLAFTTVYSVNAQIETPQPSPFSKMEQKVGLTDVTLEYSRPSMRGRTIFGDLVPFGKLWRLGANANTKITFSDDVTVEGQTLKAGTYAIYATPGEESWEVVFYSDTSNWGTPGEWDEAKVVAKTTAKVHQMPFNVETFTIDINAITNNGAQLEFIWESTYVSVPFEVPTDKMVSASIDKIMNGPGAGDYYASAVYYLQAGKDVNQAKTWIDKAIAMAGDNPPFWQLRQQSLIYAKAGDVKGAIAVAKKSLAGAEAAGNADYVKMNKESIAEWSGM; translated from the coding sequence ATGAAAAAACTACTATTAATCTTATTAGCATTTACAACGGTTTATTCGGTAAATGCTCAAATTGAAACGCCACAACCTAGTCCTTTTTCCAAAATGGAGCAAAAGGTTGGATTAACAGATGTGACTTTGGAATACTCTAGACCAAGTATGCGTGGGCGTACTATTTTTGGAGATTTAGTGCCTTTTGGAAAGCTTTGGCGTTTAGGTGCTAATGCAAACACGAAAATTACATTTAGTGATGATGTTACTGTTGAAGGACAAACGTTAAAAGCAGGTACATATGCTATTTATGCGACACCAGGTGAAGAGTCTTGGGAGGTTGTTTTTTATAGTGACACTAGCAATTGGGGAACACCAGGTGAGTGGGATGAAGCAAAAGTAGTAGCAAAAACTACCGCAAAGGTTCATCAAATGCCATTTAATGTTGAGACTTTTACCATAGATATTAATGCCATAACTAATAATGGTGCACAACTGGAATTTATTTGGGAAAGTACTTATGTAAGCGTGCCTTTTGAAGTCCCTACCGATAAAATGGTAAGTGCCTCTATAGATAAAATCATGAATGGTCCTGGAGCTGGAGATTATTATGCATCTGCAGTGTATTATTTACAAGCTGGTAAAGATGTTAATCAAGCCAAAACGTGGATTGATAAAGCGATTGCTATGGCAGGGGATAATCCCCCTTTTTGGCAGTTAAGACAACAATCATTAATCTATGCTAAAGCGGGTGATGTTAAAGGCGCTATTGCTGTAGCTAAAAAATCGTTAGCAGGAGCAGAAGCGGCTGGTAATGCAGATTATGTAAAAATGAATAAAGAATCTATTGCTGAGTGGAGTGGCATGTAG
- a CDS encoding HNH endonuclease: MRNYWNEKWKEIQFDENISENEKFKISNYGRILNCKDEKEYLVKRYYINGYQNLPVKQKRNGKLTSRYVHKLVAEHFLEQGDGIYVIHLNYDKTDNRLENLKWATKKEKENHQFSNPDFKKIVRKKPSHTKLTETKVKLIKRKINDPKRRTRMKMIAKQFGISEMQLYRIKRGENWASVTE, translated from the coding sequence ATAAGAAACTACTGGAATGAAAAATGGAAAGAGATTCAGTTTGATGAAAACATTTCTGAAAATGAAAAATTTAAAATTTCTAATTATGGTAGAATTTTAAATTGTAAAGATGAAAAAGAATATTTAGTAAAGAGATATTATATTAATGGTTATCAAAACTTACCTGTTAAACAAAAACGTAATGGGAAATTAACCAGTAGATATGTTCACAAACTCGTAGCAGAACATTTCCTTGAACAGGGAGATGGCATTTATGTTATTCATTTAAATTATGATAAAACAGATAACCGTTTAGAAAACTTAAAATGGGCAACAAAAAAAGAAAAAGAAAATCATCAATTCTCTAATCCAGATTTTAAAAAAATAGTTCGTAAAAAACCATCGCACACAAAACTTACAGAAACTAAAGTCAAACTAATTAAAAGAAAAATAAACGATCCTAAACGAAGAACGCGAATGAAGATGATAGCTAAACAATTTGGCATTTCAGAAATGCAACTTTATCGAATAAAAAGAGGTGAAAATTGGGCTTCTGTTACAGAATAG
- a CDS encoding helix-turn-helix transcriptional regulator — MKNKIKIQRAIHDMTQADLADKIGVSRQTINAMEKNKYVPSTVLSLKIAKLFKQPVENIFFLEDED, encoded by the coding sequence ATGAAGAATAAAATTAAAATCCAACGCGCCATTCATGATATGACTCAAGCTGATTTAGCAGATAAAATTGGTGTTAGTAGGCAAACTATTAACGCTATGGAGAAAAACAAGTATGTACCTTCTACAGTGCTATCACTTAAAATAGCTAAACTTTTTAAACAGCCCGTTGAAAACATTTTCTTTTTAGAAGATGAAGATTAA
- a CDS encoding Gfo/Idh/MocA family oxidoreductase: MTQESPLKKIKWGIIGLGRIANQFATDLLTIKDAELYAVASRNQEKADDFAKEYSATKAYDSYEALANDPNIDAVYIATPHTLHKENALLCLENGIAVLGEKPFAMDAEEVEEMITKAKEKNVLLMEALWTYFLPHYQFVLKVLENKTYGNLLKVEADFGFQRLYDTNTRLFDKNLGGGSLLDIGIYPIFATLSTLGLPKNIEASATFFENGADSSCNMTFNYDHDVKAHLKSSLLEVLPTEAIFYCEKGIIKINTMFHMPTTVSILIDGKEEIKDFGYNTIGYNYETIHFNQLIRDGKTESDIMTFEFSRKLIKLLDDVRDIIKLEY, from the coding sequence ATGACACAAGAATCACCACTTAAAAAAATAAAATGGGGCATTATTGGCTTAGGAAGAATAGCCAATCAATTTGCTACCGATTTGTTAACTATTAAAGATGCCGAATTATATGCTGTTGCTTCTAGAAATCAAGAAAAAGCAGATGATTTTGCTAAAGAATATAGTGCAACCAAAGCTTATGATAGCTATGAAGCTTTAGCAAACGACCCTAATATTGATGCGGTTTATATTGCAACGCCTCACACTTTACATAAAGAAAATGCGCTTTTGTGTCTAGAAAACGGAATTGCTGTTTTAGGTGAAAAACCTTTTGCTATGGATGCCGAAGAAGTTGAAGAGATGATTACCAAAGCCAAAGAAAAAAATGTGCTTTTAATGGAAGCGCTTTGGACTTACTTTTTACCACATTATCAATTTGTATTAAAAGTATTAGAAAATAAAACTTACGGAAACCTATTAAAAGTTGAAGCTGATTTTGGTTTTCAACGTCTGTACGATACAAACACCAGACTTTTTGATAAAAATCTTGGTGGTGGCAGCCTTTTAGATATTGGCATCTACCCTATTTTCGCAACACTTTCTACACTTGGCCTACCTAAAAACATTGAAGCTAGTGCTACATTTTTTGAAAACGGAGCAGATTCATCTTGTAATATGACTTTTAATTATGATCACGATGTAAAAGCACATTTAAAAAGTTCTCTTTTAGAAGTATTACCAACCGAAGCTATTTTTTATTGTGAAAAAGGAATTATAAAAATTAATACCATGTTTCATATGCCAACAACTGTTTCGATACTTATTGATGGTAAAGAAGAGATAAAAGATTTCGGTTATAACACTATTGGATATAATTACGAAACCATTCACTTTAATCAACTTATAAGAGATGGAAAAACGGAGAGTGATATTATGACTTTCGAGTTTAGTAGAAAACTCATAAAACTTCTAGACGACGTTCGAGACATTATTAAATTAGAATACTAA
- a CDS encoding sodium:solute symporter: MQTISWIDWTVLGITLIAIVTYGTYQTRGSKNVQDYLKGGNTSKWWTIGLSVMATQASAITFLSTPGQAFHSGMGFVQFYFGLPIAMIVICVVFIPLYHRLKVYTAYEFLENRFDLKTRTLAAILFLIQRGLAAGITIFAPAIILSVVLGWDLLTLNIVIGLLVIIYTVSGGTRAVNVTQKHQMVVIFIGMLVAFFLIVDKLPQDITFSKALDIAGASGKMEVLDFSFNLDNRYTFWSGIIGGTFLMLSYFGTDQSQVQRYLSGKSVKEMQLGLIFNGLLKVPMQFFILLVGVMVFVFYQFNEAPVNFNPTATEVVLNSEFANDYKILQKEQKDIFNDKQKIIEAFINSDNPQASKYIAIANKANDELRIEARDLIDKASKSEGIKIESNDKDYVFIHFIINNLPRGLIGLLLAVILSAAMSSTASELNALGSTTTIDLYKRNTSEKTEEQMVKASKWFTFAWGIIAIGVACIANLAENLIQLVNIIGSIFYGNVLGIFLLAFFFKFVKGNAVFIGALITQGIVIGLYLLDLYEYINLPFLWLNFVGCAIVITIACLLQLINKNNDTRITT; the protein is encoded by the coding sequence ATGCAAACTATAAGTTGGATTGATTGGACAGTACTTGGTATAACGTTAATAGCTATAGTTACTTATGGCACATATCAAACTAGAGGCAGCAAAAATGTACAAGATTATTTAAAAGGTGGTAACACGTCCAAATGGTGGACTATAGGGCTTTCTGTAATGGCAACACAAGCCAGTGCTATAACCTTTCTTTCTACACCTGGTCAAGCCTTTCATTCAGGAATGGGCTTTGTACAATTCTATTTTGGTTTACCCATTGCCATGATAGTCATTTGCGTGGTTTTTATCCCGCTATATCACCGATTAAAAGTATATACCGCTTATGAATTTCTAGAAAACCGTTTCGATTTAAAAACCCGAACCTTAGCTGCTATTCTATTTTTAATTCAACGCGGTTTAGCAGCTGGAATCACCATTTTTGCTCCTGCTATTATTTTATCGGTTGTTTTAGGCTGGGATTTACTGACTCTAAATATCGTTATCGGACTTTTAGTTATTATTTATACGGTTTCTGGTGGCACGCGTGCTGTAAATGTCACTCAAAAACATCAAATGGTTGTTATCTTTATTGGGATGCTAGTCGCCTTTTTTTTAATAGTCGATAAACTTCCTCAGGATATAACATTTAGTAAAGCATTAGATATTGCAGGAGCTAGTGGTAAAATGGAAGTTTTAGATTTCTCTTTCAATTTAGATAACCGCTATACATTTTGGAGTGGTATAATTGGAGGAACCTTTTTAATGCTATCTTATTTCGGAACCGACCAAAGTCAGGTACAGCGTTACCTGTCAGGTAAATCGGTTAAAGAAATGCAACTCGGTTTAATTTTTAACGGCTTACTAAAAGTGCCTATGCAATTCTTTATTTTACTAGTAGGCGTTATGGTTTTTGTGTTTTATCAATTTAACGAAGCTCCCGTTAATTTTAATCCAACAGCTACCGAGGTTGTTCTAAATTCTGAATTTGCTAATGATTATAAAATCCTTCAGAAAGAACAAAAAGACATTTTTAATGACAAACAGAAAATCATTGAAGCCTTCATAAATTCTGATAACCCTCAAGCTTCAAAATATATTGCAATAGCTAATAAAGCGAATGATGAATTAAGAATTGAAGCAAGAGATTTAATTGATAAAGCGTCTAAAAGTGAAGGTATTAAAATTGAAAGCAACGACAAAGATTATGTCTTTATTCACTTTATAATAAACAACTTACCTCGCGGGCTCATTGGTTTACTATTAGCCGTTATTTTAAGTGCTGCTATGTCTAGCACAGCGAGCGAATTAAATGCTTTAGGCTCTACAACTACAATTGATTTATACAAACGTAATACCAGCGAAAAAACGGAAGAACAAATGGTAAAAGCATCTAAATGGTTCACATTTGCTTGGGGTATTATTGCCATTGGAGTCGCTTGTATTGCCAATCTAGCCGAAAATTTAATTCAACTCGTAAATATTATTGGTTCTATATTTTATGGCAATGTTCTAGGCATCTTTTTGTTAGCTTTCTTCTTTAAATTTGTAAAAGGAAATGCTGTTTTTATTGGTGCATTAATAACTCAGGGCATTGTAATTGGACTCTACCTTTTAGATTTATACGAATATATTAACCTCCCTTTTCTATGGTTAAACTTTGTTGGTTGCGCCATTGTTATTACCATAGCATGTTTATTACAACTAATTAATAAAAATAATGACACAAGAATCACCACTTAA
- a CDS encoding PIG-L family deacetylase, whose amino-acid sequence MKKVIFSFIITLLSFSLLQAQKPKTPSSSQIYESIQKLNFLGSVLYIAAHPDDENTRLIAYMSNHVKARTGYLALTRGDGGQNLIGPEIRELLGVIRTQELLAARRIDGGEQMFTRANDFGYSKHPDETLAIWNKDAVLSDVVLAIRRFKPDIIINRFDHRSPGTTHGHHTSSAMLSFEAFDLANKKTAYPTQLKQTSIWQPKRLFFNTSYWFYGSQEKFDAADKSKMIHFDIGTYYALKGLSNNEVASIASSQHLSQGFGRLSQRGTQNEYVEFLKGDPLTNNEDVFAGIDTSWNRVKGGKTIGGILYKVEENFNFTNPSVHIPQLIEAYKLLQNIEDDYWRIQKTKELKSIIEMCAGLYLEASAENNWATQNETVNINIEVLNRSNYPIRLESIENGSELKISKNITLNENTKYTFKEQLQIDKAPQPTSPYWLTKKGTLGMYQVDDSNLIGLPETPRAFHVDFNLLIDNTPITFTKNIIQRYSKPDKGELYRPFEIIPEASAKISEKVIIFENEKQKDIEVIVKAGHNNLEGYIEICHPNGWNIYPEKQKVSIANKGEEQTFIFTVIPPKNQSEGNISPIVHINDKDFTKELIEINYEHIPFQTVLLPSESKVVRLDIKKKGENIAYIQGAGDVVPESLKQIGYHVRVLKPEEINAETLSRFDAIVIGIRAYNIVEDLKFKQELLFDFVAQGGNMIVQYNTNRGLKTEQLAPYDLKVSRDRVTDENAEVTFLNPEHPILNHPNKITQHDFEGWTQERGLYFPNEWSNEFIPILSMHDKGETPKDGSLLVAKHGKGYYIYTGLSFFREFPGGVSGAYRLFANMLSIGKEDLKLEAKLND is encoded by the coding sequence ATGAAAAAAGTTATATTTTCTTTTATTATAACATTACTTTCCTTTTCGCTTTTACAAGCTCAAAAACCAAAAACACCTTCATCTTCTCAAATATACGAATCTATACAAAAACTCAACTTTTTAGGTTCTGTATTGTATATAGCAGCACATCCAGATGATGAAAATACTCGACTTATTGCATACATGTCTAATCATGTAAAAGCCAGAACAGGGTATTTAGCATTAACACGTGGTGATGGCGGACAAAACCTTATTGGTCCAGAGATTAGAGAACTATTAGGTGTTATTAGAACTCAAGAACTTCTCGCCGCAAGACGTATTGATGGTGGCGAACAAATGTTTACAAGAGCTAACGATTTTGGTTACTCAAAACACCCAGATGAAACGCTTGCTATTTGGAATAAAGATGCGGTTTTAAGCGATGTTGTTTTAGCTATCAGACGTTTTAAACCCGATATTATTATCAATCGATTCGATCATAGAAGTCCAGGGACTACACATGGACACCATACCAGTTCTGCCATGTTAAGTTTTGAAGCTTTTGATCTTGCCAACAAAAAAACAGCCTATCCAACTCAACTCAAACAAACAAGTATCTGGCAACCAAAACGATTATTCTTTAACACAAGTTATTGGTTTTATGGTAGTCAAGAAAAATTTGATGCCGCCGATAAAAGCAAAATGATACATTTTGATATAGGCACATATTATGCCCTAAAAGGATTGTCTAATAATGAAGTGGCGTCTATTGCCAGTAGTCAACATTTAAGTCAAGGCTTCGGACGTTTATCTCAACGTGGTACTCAAAATGAATATGTCGAATTTTTAAAAGGAGATCCGTTAACTAATAATGAAGATGTATTCGCAGGTATTGACACCTCGTGGAATCGCGTAAAAGGAGGCAAAACTATTGGTGGTATTTTATATAAAGTGGAAGAAAATTTTAATTTCACAAACCCATCAGTACATATTCCACAGTTAATAGAGGCATACAAATTACTTCAAAATATTGAAGATGATTATTGGAGAATTCAAAAAACAAAAGAGTTAAAATCCATTATAGAAATGTGTGCAGGCTTGTATTTAGAAGCTTCTGCTGAAAATAATTGGGCTACACAAAACGAAACAGTCAACATAAATATTGAAGTTTTAAATAGAAGTAATTATCCTATCCGCCTAGAAAGTATCGAAAATGGTAGTGAGTTGAAAATTTCAAAAAACATAACTCTAAACGAAAACACAAAATATACTTTCAAGGAACAATTACAAATTGATAAAGCGCCGCAACCTACTTCACCATATTGGTTAACAAAAAAAGGAACGTTAGGCATGTATCAAGTAGATGATTCTAACTTAATAGGCTTACCTGAAACTCCTAGAGCTTTTCATGTTGATTTCAACCTTTTAATAGACAACACACCAATTACTTTTACAAAAAATATCATTCAGCGTTATTCAAAACCAGATAAAGGTGAATTATACCGTCCGTTTGAAATCATTCCAGAAGCTTCGGCTAAAATCTCTGAAAAAGTTATCATTTTTGAAAACGAAAAACAAAAAGACATTGAAGTTATTGTAAAGGCTGGACATAATAATTTAGAAGGTTATATTGAAATTTGTCACCCAAATGGCTGGAACATATATCCCGAAAAACAAAAGGTTAGCATTGCGAATAAAGGCGAAGAGCAAACCTTTATATTTACAGTCATTCCTCCTAAAAATCAGAGTGAAGGCAATATAAGTCCCATTGTTCACATCAATGACAAAGATTTTACCAAAGAACTTATAGAAATTAATTATGAGCACATTCCATTTCAAACCGTTTTATTACCAAGTGAAAGCAAAGTGGTTCGATTAGACATAAAAAAGAAAGGCGAAAATATTGCTTATATACAAGGTGCTGGCGATGTGGTTCCAGAAAGCTTAAAACAAATTGGTTACCATGTACGTGTATTAAAACCAGAAGAAATAAATGCTGAAACATTAAGCAGATTTGATGCTATAGTTATTGGAATTCGCGCTTATAACATTGTTGAAGATTTAAAATTTAAACAAGAACTTCTTTTTGATTTTGTTGCTCAAGGTGGTAATATGATTGTACAATATAATACCAATCGCGGACTAAAAACAGAGCAATTAGCACCCTATGATTTAAAAGTATCTCGAGATCGTGTTACCGATGAAAATGCCGAAGTCACATTTCTAAATCCAGAACATCCTATTTTAAACCACCCAAACAAAATTACTCAACATGATTTTGAAGGTTGGACGCAAGAACGTGGTTTGTATTTCCCAAATGAATGGTCTAACGAATTTATACCTATTCTATCCATGCATGATAAAGGAGAAACACCAAAAGACGGCAGTTTATTGGTTGCAAAACATGGCAAAGGCTATTACATATACACAGGATTAAGCTTTTTTAGAGAATTTCCTGGTGGAGTATCTGGTGCCTACCGCTTGTTTGCAAATATGCTTTCCATAGGGAAAGAAGATTTAAAACTAGAAGCCAAATTAAACGATTAA